The following coding sequences lie in one Candidatus Annandia adelgestsuga genomic window:
- a CDS encoding metal-dependent hydrolase, with product MTFSGHFIFSISIIIIIKKINLFNNLSKINLIKLIIICILSSSLPDLDHPNSIIGKKFYYISKLFYKFFGHRGFTHSILSIIIFYYILNLLIFFNLYIPKYIIYSLIIGYTSHIIGDMFTYNGVPLLWPCKWKFTIFIFKKKKNKEKKFCFIFFLISIFLYFLKI from the coding sequence ATGACATTTTCAGGACATTTTATTTTTTCTATTTCAATAATTATTATTATAAAAAAAATAAATTTATTTAATAACTTATCAAAAATTAATTTAATTAAATTAATTATAATTTGTATTTTGTCATCTTCTTTACCTGATTTAGATCATCCAAATTCTATTATTGGAAAAAAATTTTATTATATTTCTAAATTATTTTATAAATTTTTTGGTCATAGAGGTTTTACTCATAGCATATTGTCTATAATTATATTTTATTATATTTTAAATTTATTAATATTTTTTAATTTATATATACCAAAATATATAATATATTCTTTGATAATTGGTTATACTAGTCATATTATTGGAGATATGTTTACTTATAACGGAGTTCCATTATTATGGCCTTGTAAATGGAAATTTACTATTTTTATATTTAAAAAAAAAAAAAACAAAGAAAAAAAATTTTGTTTTATATTTTTTTTAATTTCAATTTTTTTATACTTTCTTAAAATATAA
- a CDS encoding oxidative damage protection protein, with product MKKKIFCLFLKKISNMQKFQKYPGIIGNIIYKNISNKAWLIWLKKQTMIINEFKLNMNNENNIKKIEKCMISFFFKSKK from the coding sequence ATGAAAAAAAAAATATTTTGTTTATTTTTAAAAAAAATTAGTAATATGCAAAAATTTCAAAAATATCCAGGAATTATTGGAAATATAATTTATAAAAATATATCTAATAAAGCATGGTTAATATGGCTAAAAAAACAAACAATGATTATTAACGAATTTAAACTAAATATGAATAATGAAAATAATATAAAAAAAATAGAAAAATGTATGATATCTTTTTTTTTTAAAAGCAAAAAATAA